The Solea senegalensis isolate Sse05_10M linkage group LG4, IFAPA_SoseM_1, whole genome shotgun sequence genome includes a region encoding these proteins:
- the glrx gene encoding glutaredoxin-1, with protein MAQQFVETKIKGDKVVLFIKPHCPYCVTAEEVLSKYQFKPGHLESIDISGRSDMSSLQDYFLELTGARTVPRVFIGEECIGGGSDVAELHKSGKLKSRLQSIGALQ; from the exons ATGGCGCAGCAGTTTGTTGAGACTAAAATCAAAGGAGACAAAGTGGTGCTGTTCATTAAGCCTCACTGTCCCTACTGCGTCACGGCTGAAGAGGTTTTATCCAAATATCAGTTCAAACCGGGACACCTGGAGTCCATTGACATCAGTGGACGCAGCGACATGAGCAGTCTTCAGGACTACTTTCTGGAACTGACCGGAGCTCGCACG GTGCCTCGCGTGTTCATTGGCGAGGAGTGCATCGGAGGCGGCAGTGATGTGGCAGAGCTGCATAAGAGTGGTAAACTGAAGAGCAGGCTGCAGTCTATTGGAGCACTGCAGTGA